A window of Pseudomonas monteilii contains these coding sequences:
- a CDS encoding cobyrinic acid a,c-diamide synthase encodes MGSMHPVQVIAVTGGKGGVGKTNVSVNLSLALAELGRRVMLLDADLGLANVDVLLGLTPKRTLADVIEGRCDLRDVMLQGPGGIRVVPAASGTQSMVQLAPAQHAGLIQAFSEIGDNLDVLVIDTAAGIGDSVVSFVRAAQEVLLVVCDEPTSITDAYALIKLLNRDYGMNRFRVLANMAQSPQEGRNLFAKLTKVTDRFLDVALQYVGAVPYDECVRKAVQKQRAVYEAFPRSKCALAFKAIAQKVDSWPLPANPRGHLEFFVERLVQPTSAGPVL; translated from the coding sequence ATGGGTAGCATGCATCCTGTACAGGTGATCGCCGTGACCGGCGGCAAGGGCGGCGTTGGCAAGACCAACGTTTCAGTGAACCTGTCGCTGGCCCTGGCCGAGCTGGGGCGGCGCGTGATGTTGCTGGACGCCGACCTGGGTCTGGCCAACGTCGACGTGCTCCTGGGCCTGACGCCCAAGCGCACGCTGGCGGACGTGATCGAAGGGCGCTGCGACCTGCGCGACGTCATGCTGCAGGGGCCCGGTGGCATCCGCGTGGTCCCGGCGGCCTCCGGCACCCAGAGCATGGTGCAGTTGGCCCCGGCGCAGCACGCCGGGCTGATCCAGGCGTTCAGCGAGATCGGCGACAACCTCGACGTGCTGGTGATCGACACCGCCGCCGGGATCGGCGATTCGGTGGTGAGCTTCGTGCGCGCGGCCCAGGAGGTGCTCCTGGTGGTCTGCGACGAGCCGACCTCCATCACCGACGCCTATGCCCTGATCAAGCTGCTCAACCGTGACTACGGCATGAACCGGTTCCGGGTCCTGGCCAACATGGCGCAGAGCCCCCAGGAAGGGCGCAACCTGTTCGCCAAGCTGACCAAGGTCACCGACCGCTTCCTCGATGTAGCCTTGCAGTACGTCGGCGCCGTGCCCTACGACGAGTGCGTGCGCAAGGCCGTGCAGAAACAGCGGGCGGTCTACGAGGCCTTCCCGCGCTCCAAGTGCGCCCTGGCCTTCAAGGCCATCGCGCAGAAAGTCGACAGTTGGCCATTGCCCGCCAACCCACGCGGGCACCTTGAATTCTTCGTCGAACGTCTGGTGCAACCGACCAGCGCGGGGCCGGTACTATGA